In Rattus norvegicus strain BN/NHsdMcwi chromosome 3, GRCr8, whole genome shotgun sequence, a genomic segment contains:
- the Fcna gene encoding ficolin-1 isoform X2, whose translation MWWPMLWAFPVLLCLCSSQALGQESGACPDVKIVGLGAQDKVAVIQSCPSFPGPPGPKGEPGSPAGRGERGLQGSPGKMGPAGSKGEPGTMGPPGVKGEKGERGTASPLGQKELGDALCRRGPRSCKDLLTRGIFLTGWYTIYLPDCRPLTVLCDMDVDGGGWTVFQRRVDGSINFYRDWDSYKRGFGNLGTEFWLGNDYLHLLTANGNQELRVDLREFQGQTSFAKYSSFQVSGEQEKYKLTLGQFLEGTAGLCRRLPDKAQQHGILNS comes from the exons ATGTGGTGGCCTATGCTGTGGGCCTTTCCAGTActgctctgtctctgttcctcccAGGCCCTGGGTCAGGAGAGTGGTGCCTGTCCAG ATGTTAAGATCGTAGGTCTGGGGGCCCAGGACAAGGTGGCTGTCATCCAAAGTTGCCCTAGCTTTCCTGGCCCACCTGGACCCAAAGGGGAGCCTGGAAGTCCTGCTGGGAGAG GGGAACGGGGCTTACAGGGCAGCCCAGGGAAGATGGGACCCGCCGGCAGCAAAG GAGAGCCAGGAACCATGGGGCCCCCAGGAGTCAAAG gggagaaaggagagagaggaactgCATCACCACTGG GTCAGAAGGAGCTGGGAGACGCACTGTGCCGGAGAG GGCCCCGGAGCTGCAAAGACTTGCTGACACGGGGGATCTTCCTGACTGGCTGGTACACCATCTATCTTCCTGACTGCCGGCCACTGACTGTGCTCTGTGACATGGATGTGGATGGTGGGGGCTGGACC GTTTTTCAACGACGAGTGGATGGGTCCATCAACTTCTACCGAGACTGGGATTCCTATAAAAGAGGCTTTGGCAACCTGGGCACAGAGTTCTGGTTGGGTAATGACTACCTTCACCTGCTCACAGCCAATG GGAACCAAGAGCTCCGGGTTGACTTAAGAGAGTTCCAAGGTCAAACCTCCTTTGCCAAATACAGCTCATTCCAGGTATCTGGAGAACAGGAGAAATAcaagctgaccttggggcagtttCTGGAGGGCACTGCAG GTCTTTGCAGGAGACTCCCTGACAAAGCACAACAACATGGCATTCTCAACTCATGA
- the Lcn8 gene encoding epididymal-specific lipocalin-8 isoform X1: MEARLLVVVCRLVLEFLLQAESTRVELVPEKIAGFWKEVAVASDQNLVLKAQRRVEGLFLTFSGRNVTVKAVYNSSGSCMTERSVGSERDAAGEFAFPGNREIHVMDTDYERYTILKLSVLWQGTNFHVLKYFTRSLENEDEPGFWRFREMTADQGLYMLARHGRCAELLKEVSPLPLVYTAARLP; this comes from the exons ATGGAAGCCAGGCTGCTGGTTGTCGTCTGCAGACTCGTCCTGGAGTTCCTGCTGCAGGCAGAGTCTACCAGGGTGGAGCTGGTTCCAGAGAAG ATCGCAGGGTTCTGGAAGGAAGTAGCTGTGGCTTCTGACCAAAACCTGGTGCTGAAGGCTCAAAGGAGGGTAGAAGGCTTGTTCCTTACCTTCAGTGGGAGGAATGTCACTGTGAAAGCCGTGTACAACAG CTCAGGAAGTTGTATGACAGAAAGATCAGTGGGTTCAGAAAGAGACGCTGCAGGGGAATTTGCTTTTCCTG GCAACAGGGAGATCCACGTGATGGACACGGACTATGAGCGCTACACCATCCTGAAGTTGTCCGTGCTCTGGCAGGGTACAAACTTCCATGTGCTCAAGTACTTCA CTCGGAGCCTTGAGAATGAGGATGAGCCAGGCTTCTGGAGATTCCGGGAAATGACAGCAGACCAAGGCCTTTACATGCTGGCCCGACATG GGAGGTGTGCTGAGCTCTTGAAAGAGGTAAGCCCACTACCCTTGGTCTACACTGCAGCTCGGCTCCCATGA
- the Lcn8 gene encoding epididymal-specific lipocalin-8 precursor — protein sequence MEARLLVVVCRLVLEFLLQAESTRVELVPEKIAGFWKEVAVASDQNLVLKAQRRVEGLFLTFSGRNVTVKAVYNSSGSCMTERSVGSERDAAGEFAFPGNREIHVMDTDYERYTILKLSVLWQGTNFHVLKYFTRSLENEDEPGFWRFREMTADQGLYMLARHGRCAELLKEGLV from the exons ATGGAAGCCAGGCTGCTGGTTGTCGTCTGCAGACTCGTCCTGGAGTTCCTGCTGCAGGCAGAGTCTACCAGGGTGGAGCTGGTTCCAGAGAAG ATCGCAGGGTTCTGGAAGGAAGTAGCTGTGGCTTCTGACCAAAACCTGGTGCTGAAGGCTCAAAGGAGGGTAGAAGGCTTGTTCCTTACCTTCAGTGGGAGGAATGTCACTGTGAAAGCCGTGTACAACAG CTCAGGAAGTTGTATGACAGAAAGATCAGTGGGTTCAGAAAGAGACGCTGCAGGGGAATTTGCTTTTCCTG GCAACAGGGAGATCCACGTGATGGACACGGACTATGAGCGCTACACCATCCTGAAGTTGTCCGTGCTCTGGCAGGGTACAAACTTCCATGTGCTCAAGTACTTCA CTCGGAGCCTTGAGAATGAGGATGAGCCAGGCTTCTGGAGATTCCGGGAAATGACAGCAGACCAAGGCCTTTACATGCTGGCCCGACATG GGAGGTGTGCTGAGCTCTTGAAAGAG GGACTTGTCTGA
- the Tmem141 gene encoding transmembrane protein 141 encodes MVNLGLSRVDDAVAAKHPGLEEYAACQSNAFMKGVFTFVTGTGVTFGLQMFIKRKFPYPVQWGFLVSAVVGSVASYRVTRMECQKCSNLWLFLETGQLPKGMSTDHNN; translated from the exons ATGGTGAATCTGGGCCTGTCCCGTGTAGATGACGCCGTCGCCGCCAAGCACCCG GGACTCGAGGAATATGCTGCCTGCCAGTCGAACGCCTTCATGAAAGGCGTTTTCACTTTTGTCACAG GCACTGGTGTGACTTTTGGCCTGCAGATGTTCATTAAGAGGAAGTTTCCATACCCTGTGCAGTGGGGCTTCCTGGTGTCTGCCG TTGTAGGATCTGTGGCCAGCTACAGAGTGACAAGAATGGAGTGTCAGAAATGCAGCAATCTGTGGCTCTTCCTGGAGACCGGGCAGCTCCCCAAAGGCATGAGCACAG ATCACAACAACTAG
- the Fcna gene encoding ficolin-1 isoform X1, protein MWWPMLWAFPVLLCLCSSQALGQESGACPDVKIVGLGAQDKVAVIQSCPSFPGPPGPKGEPGSPAGRGERGLQGSPGKMGPAGSKGEPGTMGPPGVKGEKGERGTASPLGQKELGDALCRRGPRSCKDLLTRGIFLTGWYTIYLPDCRPLTVLCDMDVDGGGWTVFQRRVDGSINFYRDWDSYKRGFGNLGTEFWLGNDYLHLLTANGNQELRVDLREFQGQTSFAKYSSFQVSGEQEKYKLTLGQFLEGTAGDSLTKHNNMAFSTHDQDNDTNGGKNCAALFHGAWWYHDCHQSNLNGRYLPGSHESYADGINWLSGRGHRYSYKVAEMKIRAS, encoded by the exons ATGTGGTGGCCTATGCTGTGGGCCTTTCCAGTActgctctgtctctgttcctcccAGGCCCTGGGTCAGGAGAGTGGTGCCTGTCCAG ATGTTAAGATCGTAGGTCTGGGGGCCCAGGACAAGGTGGCTGTCATCCAAAGTTGCCCTAGCTTTCCTGGCCCACCTGGACCCAAAGGGGAGCCTGGAAGTCCTGCTGGGAGAG GGGAACGGGGCTTACAGGGCAGCCCAGGGAAGATGGGACCCGCCGGCAGCAAAG GAGAGCCAGGAACCATGGGGCCCCCAGGAGTCAAAG gggagaaaggagagagaggaactgCATCACCACTGG GTCAGAAGGAGCTGGGAGACGCACTGTGCCGGAGAG GGCCCCGGAGCTGCAAAGACTTGCTGACACGGGGGATCTTCCTGACTGGCTGGTACACCATCTATCTTCCTGACTGCCGGCCACTGACTGTGCTCTGTGACATGGATGTGGATGGTGGGGGCTGGACC GTTTTTCAACGACGAGTGGATGGGTCCATCAACTTCTACCGAGACTGGGATTCCTATAAAAGAGGCTTTGGCAACCTGGGCACAGAGTTCTGGTTGGGTAATGACTACCTTCACCTGCTCACAGCCAATG GGAACCAAGAGCTCCGGGTTGACTTAAGAGAGTTCCAAGGTCAAACCTCCTTTGCCAAATACAGCTCATTCCAGGTATCTGGAGAACAGGAGAAATAcaagctgaccttggggcagtttCTGGAGGGCACTGCAG GAGACTCCCTGACAAAGCACAACAACATGGCATTCTCAACTCATGACCAAGATAATGATACGAATGGCGGGAAGAACTGTGCAGCTTTGTTCCACGGAGCCTGGTGGTACCACGACTGTCACCAGTCCAACCTCAACGGGCGCTACTTGCCTGGCTCCCATGAAAGTTATGCGGATGGCATCAACTGGCTAAGTGGCCGAGGCCACCGCTACTCCTACAAGGTTGCTGAGATGAAAATCCGGGCATCATAA